A stretch of Lactiplantibacillus brownii DNA encodes these proteins:
- a CDS encoding hydroxymethylglutaryl-CoA synthase: MKVGIDKLHFASSQLYVDMSELALARQAEPDKYLIGIGQSQMAVVPPSQDAVTLAANAAAPMLTEADIAAIDLLIVATESGVDNSKAAAIYVAKLLGLNRRVRTIELKEACYAATAGVKLAQSHVQVHPDKKALVIGTDIARYGLHTPGEPTQGGGAMAMLISAEPQVLALTDDSVVLSQDVMDFWRPIYQTTALVDGKYSSNIYIDYFQDVFKGYLAQTSTTIANFKALVFHLPYTKMGLKALRSVLPLATPTQQQALLAHFDCARSLNRKVGNLYTGSLYLSLLSLLLTDAKLQPGDLIGLFSYGSGAEGEFYTGHLQPGYQRGLDLGLPQRLANRRRVSVPEYEALFEAQLKLDPADQAIAFQDDPHRFVLTGQINEQRQYLDQWA; encoded by the coding sequence TTGAAAGTCGGAATTGATAAGTTACATTTTGCTAGTTCACAGTTGTATGTTGATATGTCGGAATTAGCACTCGCACGGCAAGCGGAACCTGATAAATATTTAATTGGCATTGGGCAGTCACAGATGGCGGTCGTGCCACCTAGTCAGGATGCGGTGACCTTAGCAGCTAATGCGGCCGCACCCATGTTGACAGAGGCGGATATTGCCGCAATTGATCTGTTGATCGTGGCAACTGAATCTGGCGTAGATAATTCCAAGGCGGCCGCAATTTATGTCGCCAAGCTATTGGGATTAAATCGACGGGTCCGGACGATCGAATTGAAAGAGGCTTGTTATGCGGCGACTGCCGGGGTGAAATTAGCCCAATCGCATGTTCAAGTCCATCCAGATAAAAAGGCCCTAGTCATTGGGACGGATATTGCGCGCTACGGCTTGCACACGCCGGGTGAACCAACGCAAGGTGGCGGCGCAATGGCCATGCTTATCAGTGCCGAACCACAAGTGTTGGCGTTGACTGATGATTCCGTCGTTCTAAGTCAAGATGTGATGGACTTTTGGCGGCCGATTTATCAAACGACGGCCTTGGTAGATGGCAAATACTCTTCAAATATTTATATTGATTATTTTCAAGATGTGTTTAAGGGTTATTTGGCACAAACCAGTACGACTATTGCCAATTTTAAAGCATTAGTTTTTCATTTGCCCTATACAAAAATGGGTTTGAAGGCGTTGCGGAGCGTTCTACCGTTAGCAACTCCCACGCAGCAACAAGCTTTATTAGCGCACTTTGACTGTGCACGATCACTTAATCGCAAAGTCGGTAACTTATATACGGGTTCATTATATTTAAGCTTGTTGTCATTGCTACTCACCGATGCAAAGCTGCAACCTGGCGATTTAATTGGCTTATTCAGCTATGGCTCAGGCGCAGAGGGAGAATTCTACACGGGTCATTTGCAACCTGGCTATCAGCGTGGCTTGGACTTGGGATTACCACAACGACTAGCCAATCGCCGGCGTGTCAGTGTTCCTGAGTATGAAGCTTTATTTGAGGCCCAATTAAAGTTAGATCCCGCAGATCAAGCGATTGCGTTTCAGGATGATCCGCATCGGTTTGTCCTAACAGGCCAAATCAATGAGCAACGTCAATATTTAGATCAATGGGCGTAA
- a CDS encoding DUF896 domain-containing protein gives MLLKGVSVLISKELIGRINELARKAKAEGLTELEELERKELRQKYLKQFRAGFRQQVEMLQVYDKSGQEVTPEKVRQVQRDRGLRDD, from the coding sequence ATGCTTTTGAAAGGAGTGAGTGTATTGATTTCAAAAGAATTAATCGGCCGAATCAATGAATTGGCACGTAAAGCCAAGGCAGAAGGGCTGACCGAGTTGGAAGAACTCGAACGCAAAGAATTACGCCAAAAGTATTTAAAACAATTTCGGGCCGGTTTTCGGCAACAAGTAGAAATGTTACAAGTGTACGATAAAAGTGGCCAAGAAGTTACGCCAGAAAAAGTCCGTCAAGTGCAACGGGACCGCGGCTTACGTGATGATTAG
- a CDS encoding GIY-YIG nuclease family protein, producing MATKPYYFYVLLCADNTLYGGFTDDLERRLATHNAGKGAKYTRPRKRRPLKMIYHETFDNKSAALKAEYAFKHQPRTAKLQYLAAHDVKILQPFHK from the coding sequence ATGGCAACTAAACCGTATTATTTTTATGTGTTGCTATGCGCAGATAACACCTTATATGGTGGCTTTACGGATGACCTTGAACGGCGCTTAGCCACACATAACGCCGGCAAGGGGGCCAAATACACACGGCCTCGCAAACGCCGACCACTGAAAATGATCTATCACGAGACTTTTGATAATAAATCTGCGGCGTTGAAAGCCGAATATGCGTTTAAGCATCAACCACGAACAGCGAAGTTACAGTATTTGGCTGCGCACGATGTAAAAATTTTGCAACCTTTTCATAAATAG
- a CDS encoding GntR family transcriptional regulator — MAFATTGAPYYEQLLMQIKQQIVDGSLQPGDKLPSIRAMATEMHLNPNTVSKTYQLLENQQAVYTVKGRGTFVNTPTKTMINPLAVAEMKTKLATILTEAQFLGITEQQIQALVASAYQTGGTVDEHQS; from the coding sequence ATGGCATTTGCGACAACCGGTGCGCCATATTATGAACAATTATTGATGCAGATTAAACAACAAATTGTCGACGGGAGTTTACAGCCGGGCGATAAGTTGCCGTCGATTCGGGCGATGGCAACAGAAATGCATTTAAATCCGAATACTGTCAGCAAAACTTATCAGTTATTAGAAAATCAACAGGCGGTCTATACCGTAAAAGGACGGGGAACTTTCGTGAATACACCAACCAAAACGATGATTAATCCGCTGGCGGTAGCGGAGATGAAGACAAAATTAGCCACAATTTTAACGGAAGCACAATTCTTGGGCATCACCGAGCAACAAATTCAGGCTTTAGTTGCGAGCGCCTATCAAACAGGGGGAACAGTCGATGAGCATCAAAGTTAA
- the tyrS gene encoding tyrosine--tRNA ligase has product MSDHLTDIQEKRIREQYNVLKSNATSIVEPAELLKKIEMSVVKNKPLHVKLGLDPSAPDIHLGHLVVLKKLKEFQKFGHIIQLVIGDFTGMIGDPTGKSEARNQLSKANVEKNAQTYVAQFARVLDMDQVEIHYNSTWLASLDTRQLIDILSTTTVARMLERNDFTKRFSNQTPIYLHEFLYPLFQGYDSVALHTDVELGGNDQRYNLLVGRHLQEHFNQEKQVILTMPLLIGLDGKLKMSKSKNNYIGINESPENIFGKIMSISDSQMLDYYKLISSFGVQKIENLELQLKNGEVNPRDVKAALAKDIITQLYDSERAQFAETEFKKVFSQKSIPSHITEFDWLWDKTTSVQELFTKTGLLSSKSAVTRMLNNGGLRINAKKLSESQGVIEVHDGMVVQVGKRNFLKIRLNK; this is encoded by the coding sequence ATGAGTGATCATTTAACAGACATACAGGAAAAAAGAATCAGAGAACAATATAACGTCTTAAAATCAAATGCGACTAGTATTGTTGAACCAGCAGAGCTTTTAAAGAAAATAGAAATGTCGGTTGTCAAAAATAAGCCATTACATGTCAAGCTCGGACTAGACCCGTCTGCGCCGGACATCCATTTAGGACATTTAGTTGTCTTGAAGAAGTTAAAAGAGTTTCAAAAGTTTGGGCATATTATTCAATTGGTCATTGGAGATTTTACTGGAATGATTGGGGATCCAACTGGAAAATCAGAAGCCAGAAACCAATTATCTAAAGCCAACGTTGAAAAAAATGCTCAGACATACGTTGCGCAATTTGCAAGAGTATTGGATATGGATCAAGTGGAAATCCATTACAATTCAACTTGGCTGGCGTCATTGGATACGCGGCAACTGATTGATATATTGTCAACGACTACCGTTGCCCGGATGCTAGAAAGAAATGATTTTACCAAGCGATTTTCCAATCAGACGCCGATTTATTTGCACGAATTTCTTTACCCACTTTTTCAAGGCTATGATTCAGTTGCACTGCATACTGATGTTGAATTAGGTGGGAACGACCAGCGTTATAATTTATTAGTTGGTAGGCATTTACAAGAACATTTTAACCAGGAAAAACAAGTTATTTTAACCATGCCACTGTTAATTGGACTTGATGGTAAGTTAAAAATGTCAAAATCAAAAAATAATTATATTGGCATTAATGAAAGTCCGGAAAATATCTTTGGCAAAATTATGTCTATTTCGGATTCTCAAATGCTAGATTATTATAAATTGATTTCGTCTTTTGGCGTTCAGAAAATCGAAAATCTCGAATTACAACTGAAGAATGGTGAAGTGAATCCTAGAGATGTTAAGGCTGCTTTGGCAAAAGATATTATTACCCAATTATATGATTCTGAAAGGGCTCAATTTGCAGAGACCGAATTTAAAAAAGTTTTTTCGCAAAAAAGCATTCCGAGTCATATCACAGAATTTGACTGGTTATGGGATAAAACAACGTCTGTGCAAGAATTGTTTACCAAAACAGGACTGCTTTCATCTAAAAGTGCTGTGACGAGAATGCTTAACAATGGTGGCTTGAGAATTAATGCTAAAAAACTGAGTGAGTCTCAGGGTGTCATTGAAGTTCATGATGGTATGGTAGTACAAGTTGGAAAACGGAACTTCCTAAAAATAAGACTTAATAAATAA
- a CDS encoding ABC transporter ATP-binding protein produces the protein MSIKVKGISKIINRQPIITEVSFEWPAARIIGLVGQNGAGKTTLFRTMADHYLPDAGSLLIDEQEVVKHPSMRQQLFYIDTQHNFFGALTLKQIAAMYARGYSHFDGKRFQQLLMAEQLSATSHYQQLSKGQRMLSQILLALVSGAPYVILDEPFDGLDILVRERIVARIVSEAVDHQTSFLISSHNLEELDGLCDQALFLKDHRLVETMIWRRSASRLKSFN, from the coding sequence ATGAGCATCAAAGTTAAAGGCATCAGTAAAATCATCAATCGGCAACCAATTATTACCGAAGTGAGCTTTGAGTGGCCGGCAGCGCGAATTATTGGATTAGTCGGCCAAAATGGCGCCGGTAAGACGACGCTGTTTCGGACAATGGCTGATCATTATTTACCCGACGCGGGAAGCCTGCTGATTGATGAACAAGAGGTGGTGAAACATCCTAGCATGCGACAGCAATTGTTTTATATCGATACGCAACATAATTTTTTTGGTGCTTTGACGTTAAAGCAGATTGCTGCCATGTACGCGCGTGGCTATAGTCATTTTGATGGGAAACGGTTCCAACAATTACTCATGGCCGAACAGTTGTCGGCAACCAGTCATTATCAGCAATTATCCAAAGGGCAGCGCATGTTAAGCCAGATTTTGCTTGCTTTAGTTAGTGGTGCCCCATATGTTATTTTGGATGAACCTTTTGATGGGTTGGATATTTTAGTCCGTGAACGCATTGTTGCCCGGATTGTCAGTGAGGCCGTTGATCACCAAACGAGCTTCTTGATTTCGTCACATAACCTAGAAGAGCTAGATGGTCTGTGTGATCAAGCCCTATTTTTAAAAGATCATCGATTGGTGGAGACTATGATCTGGAGGCGCTCCGCCAGCAGGCTAAAAAGCTTCAACTAG
- a CDS encoding lysophospholipid acyltransferase family protein, translating to MFYSFMRGLVRVIITIINGRPHYQGREKLPQGAYILVGPHRTWFDPLLYALAGSPMQFSFMAKEELFKNPVLRFILLHANAFPVDRKHPGPSAIKTPVKFLRRGKLSLIMFPSGTRHSQELKGGATVIAKMAGVPLVPTVYQGPLTFKRLFSRQRITVRFGDPIAVDRKLKLDDAGQKQIETKMLAAFDDLDRQIDPNFHYVDPAEKKHAN from the coding sequence ATGTTCTACTCTTTCATGCGCGGACTAGTACGGGTCATCATCACGATCATTAACGGTCGCCCACACTATCAAGGACGCGAAAAATTACCTCAAGGTGCTTACATTCTCGTTGGCCCACATCGCACGTGGTTTGACCCCTTGCTCTATGCCTTAGCGGGTAGCCCGATGCAATTCAGCTTTATGGCCAAAGAAGAACTGTTCAAAAATCCAGTTTTACGCTTTATTTTGTTGCATGCCAACGCTTTTCCTGTTGATCGAAAACATCCGGGGCCTTCTGCCATCAAAACGCCAGTTAAATTTTTGCGACGTGGCAAGTTGTCCTTGATCATGTTTCCCTCCGGAACACGACATTCGCAAGAACTGAAGGGTGGCGCGACCGTCATTGCCAAAATGGCTGGTGTGCCTTTAGTGCCAACCGTCTATCAAGGACCATTAACTTTCAAACGTCTTTTTAGTCGGCAACGAATTACCGTCCGTTTCGGTGACCCGATTGCTGTTGATCGAAAGTTGAAACTTGATGATGCTGGTCAAAAACAGATTGAAACGAAAATGTTGGCGGCGTTTGATGATTTAGATCGTCAAATCGATCCTAATTTTCACTACGTCGACCCAGCCGAAAAAAAACACGCCAACTAA
- a CDS encoding D-2-hydroxyacid dehydrogenase, producing MKIIAYAVRDDERPFFKTWMEKHPDVEVKLVSELLDEKTAELAKGFDGADVYQQKDYTAAVLNKLADEGVKNISLRNVGVDNVDVPTVKERGLKISNVPAYSPNAIAELSVTQLMQLLRQTPLFNKKLAKQDFRWAPNISKELNTMTVGVVGTGRIGRAAIDIFKGFGAKVIGYDVYRNAELEKTGMYVDTLDELFAQSDVITLHVPALKDNYHMLNADAFSKMKDGAYILNFARGTLVDSEDLIKALDSGKVAGAALDTYEYETKIFNKDLEGQTIDDKVFMNLFNRDNVLITPHTAFYTEPAVHNMVHISMDNNKQFIETGKADTQVKFD from the coding sequence ATGAAAATTATTGCTTATGCTGTACGTGATGACGAACGTCCATTCTTCAAGACATGGATGGAAAAGCATCCCGATGTTGAAGTTAAGTTAGTTTCAGAACTACTTGACGAAAAAACTGCCGAATTGGCTAAAGGTTTTGACGGTGCCGATGTATACCAACAAAAGGATTACACCGCTGCTGTTTTGAACAAGTTGGCTGACGAAGGTGTTAAGAACATCTCACTTCGTAACGTTGGTGTCGACAATGTTGACGTCCCAACTGTTAAAGAACGTGGGTTGAAGATTTCTAACGTACCTGCATACTCACCAAATGCGATTGCTGAATTATCAGTAACCCAATTGATGCAATTGTTACGTCAAACCCCATTGTTCAACAAGAAGTTGGCTAAACAAGACTTCCGTTGGGCACCAAACATCAGTAAAGAATTAAACACTATGACCGTTGGTGTCGTTGGTACTGGTCGTATTGGCCGTGCTGCTATCGATATCTTCAAAGGTTTTGGTGCAAAGGTTATCGGTTACGATGTTTATCGTAATGCTGAACTTGAAAAGACTGGCATGTACGTTGATACTTTGGACGAATTATTCGCTCAATCAGACGTTATCACCTTACATGTTCCTGCATTGAAGGATAACTATCACATGTTAAATGCTGATGCCTTCAGCAAGATGAAAGATGGCGCCTACATCTTGAACTTTGCCCGTGGGACACTCGTTGATTCAGAAGACTTGATCAAGGCTTTAGACAGTGGCAAAGTTGCCGGTGCCGCCCTTGACACTTATGAATACGAAACTAAGATCTTTAACAAGGATCTTGAAGGTCAAACGATTGATGATAAGGTCTTCATGAACTTATTCAACCGCGACAACGTTTTGATTACACCACATACTGCGTTCTATACTGAACCAGCTGTTCATAACATGGTGCATATCTCAATGGACAACAACAAACAATTCATCGAAACTGGTAAAGCTGATACGCAAGTTAAGTTTGACTAA
- a CDS encoding DNA alkylation repair protein, translated as MPSLFLPSHPENQAAMAAYMRDKFDFLGVKATERRILTRPVIQASKKLDLVELQSWLTFYYGQPVREYQYVAIDLAQANVKRLSPELAAWCRDQISVKAWWDSVDAWRKVMTLYLVHQDTLTTQGTEFIMTDKMWLQRVGITLQLSLKDQTNQTFLATAIEAQQDNPEFFIQKAIGWALRDYSKTAPGWVANFINQHDLSKLAVREGSKYL; from the coding sequence TTGCCATCATTATTTTTACCTAGCCATCCAGAAAATCAAGCCGCCATGGCAGCCTATATGCGTGATAAATTCGACTTTCTAGGCGTCAAAGCCACGGAACGACGAATTTTGACGAGACCTGTAATTCAAGCTAGTAAAAAACTGGACTTGGTTGAATTGCAAAGCTGGCTGACTTTTTACTATGGTCAACCGGTACGTGAATACCAGTATGTTGCGATTGATCTCGCGCAGGCTAACGTCAAACGATTGTCCCCAGAACTTGCAGCTTGGTGCCGCGACCAGATCTCTGTGAAAGCGTGGTGGGATAGCGTTGATGCCTGGCGTAAAGTCATGACGTTGTATTTGGTCCATCAAGATACCTTGACGACCCAAGGAACTGAATTTATTATGACTGACAAAATGTGGCTGCAACGTGTCGGGATTACCTTACAGTTAAGTCTAAAAGACCAAACAAATCAAACATTTCTCGCTACAGCAATTGAGGCTCAGCAAGACAATCCAGAATTTTTTATTCAAAAGGCGATTGGCTGGGCGTTACGGGACTATAGCAAAACGGCGCCTGGCTGGGTTGCTAACTTTATTAATCAGCATGATCTGTCAAAACTGGCTGTTCGTGAGGGCAGTAAATACTTGTAA
- a CDS encoding tRNA1(Val) (adenine(37)-N6)-methyltransferase, with amino-acid sequence MTTVALKADERIDQLYSKTIQIIQSPTVFSFSLDAVLLGAFAQVPKAAKTRTVDLCAGNGAVGLFVSSTTRGHITEVELQPRLADMAQRSIQLNDLDDQLSVLNVDLLTVTETIPKDSVDVVLCNPPYFKDQPASQKNPNPHLAIARHEITANLAQIMAVTSDLLKMNGKAYFVHRPERLDDLFRTMAQHRLAPKRLRFVHPKADREANMVLIEMIKDGKPNGVRVLPPVIVYQADGSYGEEVHQLLYGN; translated from the coding sequence ATGACTACGGTAGCGTTGAAGGCCGATGAACGAATCGACCAGTTATATAGTAAAACAATTCAAATCATTCAAAGCCCGACCGTCTTTTCTTTCTCATTAGATGCGGTTTTATTAGGGGCATTCGCGCAAGTCCCAAAAGCCGCCAAGACACGAACTGTCGATCTTTGTGCAGGCAATGGGGCGGTCGGCCTGTTTGTGAGTTCAACCACACGTGGGCATATCACGGAAGTTGAACTGCAACCGCGGTTAGCGGATATGGCGCAGCGAAGCATCCAATTAAATGATTTGGACGATCAACTTTCAGTACTAAATGTTGATCTACTGACTGTCACAGAAACTATTCCGAAAGATTCAGTTGATGTGGTGTTATGCAATCCGCCTTATTTTAAGGACCAACCGGCCAGCCAAAAAAATCCTAATCCCCATTTAGCCATTGCCCGGCACGAAATCACCGCTAACTTAGCTCAGATTATGGCAGTGACGAGCGATTTACTGAAAATGAATGGTAAGGCCTATTTTGTCCATCGCCCGGAGCGGCTAGATGACTTATTTAGGACTATGGCGCAACATCGTTTAGCCCCCAAACGACTCCGCTTTGTGCATCCCAAGGCTGATCGTGAAGCCAACATGGTTTTAATTGAAATGATCAAGGATGGTAAACCAAATGGGGTGCGGGTGTTACCGCCAGTGATCGTCTATCAAGCGGATGGCAGTTATGGAGAAGAGGTGCACCAACTACTTTATGGCAACTAA
- a CDS encoding Fic family protein, whose amino-acid sequence MEKYKNLKSVYYENISNNSMDKYKETVNSRKNNELSIYTGLIMSPFKREFRTKEQFEIFYLPSVQIYRLQEDIDSLSKTIEKMMSQLPQVAQTQLFFNNLIDEVQSTNDIEGVRSSREEISLTIDKLMKNNKNGRFSGLVKLYLKFQENKYNTIHEVKDFRDIWNELVSDEIEKADDMPDGKLFRKEGEVINSGERIIHRGDASEDEIISHLSSLVTEMNDENIPSLPKCFVAHYYYEYIHPFYDGNGRTGRFIACSYLSRKLDMMSAINFSSAIVQNKDLYYKAFTDMSNPYNQGEATSFIISMMRLLKKGQYSIIEKLDDGIKKMMIASKLTDNDELSDLAQNVLYIFCQKEIFGNYVGAITDVDMVGITEVSRYLLNKALDELEEKGFIKLISGNPKVHGLTDDIKGKLFED is encoded by the coding sequence TTGGAAAAATACAAAAATTTAAAATCTGTGTACTATGAGAATATTTCAAATAATAGTATGGACAAATACAAAGAGACAGTGAATAGCAGGAAAAATAATGAGTTGTCAATTTATACAGGTTTAATAATGTCACCTTTTAAACGTGAGTTTAGAACAAAAGAACAATTTGAAATTTTTTATTTACCAAGTGTTCAGATATATAGATTACAGGAAGATATTGATTCTCTATCTAAAACGATTGAGAAAATGATGTCGCAATTGCCGCAGGTAGCACAAACACAACTGTTTTTTAATAATCTGATAGACGAAGTTCAGAGTACAAATGATATTGAAGGCGTTAGAAGCTCCAGAGAAGAAATAAGTTTAACTATAGATAAGCTGATGAAGAATAATAAGAACGGCCGTTTTTCTGGATTAGTAAAGCTATATTTGAAATTTCAAGAGAATAAATATAACACGATTCATGAAGTGAAGGATTTTAGAGATATATGGAATGAACTAGTTAGCGATGAAATAGAAAAAGCTGACGATATGCCCGATGGAAAACTATTCAGAAAAGAAGGAGAGGTTATTAATTCTGGAGAGCGAATAATTCATAGAGGTGATGCTAGTGAAGATGAGATAATTAGTCATTTAAGTTCATTAGTTACAGAGATGAACGATGAAAACATTCCCTCTCTCCCAAAATGTTTTGTTGCACATTATTATTATGAGTATATACATCCATTCTATGATGGGAATGGACGAACAGGTAGATTTATTGCATGCTCATATCTTTCCAGAAAACTAGATATGATGTCAGCAATAAACTTTTCATCTGCTATTGTGCAAAATAAAGATCTTTATTATAAAGCTTTTACGGATATGTCTAATCCTTATAATCAAGGAGAAGCAACAAGTTTTATCATAAGCATGATGAGACTTTTGAAAAAAGGGCAATATTCAATTATTGAAAAGTTAGATGATGGTATTAAGAAAATGATGATAGCAAGTAAGCTTACAGACAATGATGAACTGTCAGATCTAGCACAGAATGTTCTTTATATATTTTGTCAAAAAGAAATATTTGGCAACTATGTCGGTGCAATCACAGATGTTGACATGGTTGGTATCACAGAGGTAAGCCGTTATTTGTTGAATAAAGCACTTGATGAATTAGAAGAAAAAGGATTTATTAAACTCATTAGCGGTAATCCTAAGGTTCATGGATTGACTGATGATATAAAAGGGAAACTTTTTGAAGACTGA
- the lexA gene encoding transcriptional repressor LexA: MSKTSESKQMAVLRFIYERVNEKGYPPTVREIGEAVDLSSTSTVHGHISRLEKKGLIQKDPTKPRAIEVTPAGYEILGVETTPHQIPILGTVAAGQPILAVQEATDYFPIPKDLETFGGDLFMLTIRGESMINIGILNGDQVIVRRQSAADNGDIIIAMTDENEATCKRFFKEADHYRLQPENDTMAPIILNNVSVLGKVVGLYRDMLY, from the coding sequence ATGAGTAAAACATCTGAAAGCAAACAAATGGCCGTTCTTCGTTTCATTTATGAACGTGTCAATGAAAAAGGTTATCCGCCGACCGTCCGTGAGATTGGCGAAGCTGTTGACTTATCTTCAACTTCTACCGTTCACGGTCACATTTCACGTTTAGAGAAAAAAGGGCTCATCCAAAAAGACCCTACCAAGCCCCGCGCAATCGAAGTAACGCCCGCTGGCTATGAGATTTTAGGCGTAGAAACCACGCCTCATCAGATTCCGATTTTAGGAACAGTTGCCGCTGGTCAACCCATTTTGGCGGTTCAAGAAGCCACGGATTACTTCCCGATTCCTAAGGATTTGGAGACCTTTGGTGGTGACTTGTTCATGCTGACCATTCGTGGTGAAAGTATGATCAACATCGGTATCTTGAATGGTGATCAAGTCATTGTTCGCCGACAAAGTGCAGCGGACAATGGTGATATCATTATCGCCATGACTGATGAAAATGAAGCAACCTGCAAACGTTTCTTCAAGGAAGCTGACCATTATCGACTTCAACCAGAAAACGACACCATGGCGCCAATTATTTTAAACAATGTCTCTGTTTTAGGCAAAGTTGTTGGCCTCTATCGTGACATGCTCTATTAA
- a CDS encoding YneF family protein: MTVSTGIWILIVLIGVLVGLTGGFFGARHYMQNYLKQNPPISEEMLRSMMMQMGQRPSEKKLHQMLNSMKAASKNDSK, translated from the coding sequence ATGACTGTGTCTACTGGTATTTGGATCTTAATCGTGCTGATCGGCGTGTTAGTCGGTCTTACCGGTGGTTTCTTTGGTGCTCGTCACTACATGCAAAACTACTTGAAGCAAAATCCACCAATTAGTGAAGAAATGTTGCGCAGCATGATGATGCAAATGGGTCAACGCCCATCCGAAAAGAAATTGCATCAAATGTTAAACTCCATGAAAGCTGCTTCTAAAAACGACAGTAAGTAA
- a CDS encoding class I SAM-dependent methyltransferase, which translates to MKQVDEWQAESQLAMHGWDFSHLDGRWRSEQLPWNYRDLVKANLEDDLMWLDVDTGGGELMDSFKHPENKTVVTEGWAPNLKLLREKYANSDVTVIADSNEDLSNVSNNSFDIITNSHGALAIQETLNKLRPSGLFITEQVGATNNFALSRFLDPNYNPAYPDNTLIDACARLQYAGMRVEQQAVAFSKMSFFDVGAIVYYATVIPWEFPNFSVEACLPRLHQLDQLIKEQGSIATFADRFMIVARKPA; encoded by the coding sequence ATGAAACAAGTTGATGAATGGCAAGCTGAAAGTCAGTTAGCGATGCACGGATGGGATTTTAGCCATTTGGACGGTCGTTGGCGAAGTGAACAGTTGCCTTGGAATTATCGGGACCTGGTAAAAGCCAATCTTGAAGATGATTTAATGTGGTTAGATGTCGATACAGGTGGTGGCGAATTGATGGATAGCTTCAAGCATCCTGAAAACAAGACGGTTGTCACCGAGGGCTGGGCGCCAAATCTAAAATTGTTGCGCGAAAAGTATGCTAATTCTGATGTGACTGTGATTGCAGATTCAAACGAAGATCTGTCGAATGTGTCCAATAATAGCTTCGATATCATCACCAATAGTCATGGCGCATTAGCAATCCAAGAGACTCTGAATAAGTTAAGGCCCAGTGGTCTTTTTATTACCGAACAAGTTGGCGCTACCAACAACTTTGCATTGTCGCGATTTCTTGACCCAAATTACAACCCTGCCTATCCAGATAATACCTTGATTGATGCCTGCGCACGCTTGCAGTATGCTGGCATGCGTGTTGAACAGCAAGCGGTTGCCTTTAGCAAAATGAGTTTCTTTGATGTTGGCGCGATCGTGTATTATGCAACCGTAATTCCTTGGGAGTTTCCAAACTTTTCCGTTGAGGCTTGTCTGCCAAGACTGCATCAACTAGATCAGCTGATCAAGGAACAGGGAAGCATCGCAACCTTTGCGGATCGTTTTATGATTGTAGCCAGAAAACCAGCGTAG